TGGCCGGATGTGTGGCCAACCGCAGCAAGGACACCGACGAGGTGGACCGCTTCTGCGACACCGTCGGCTTCAAGCGGATTGCCCATATGCCGGATATCGACGCGATCCGCCGGTCGCGTCTGAAGAAGAAAACGCTTTTCGAGATGCCGGACGAGCAGGACATCGTGGAGGCCCGCGCCGAATACATCCGACTGGCCGAAACGCTGTGGGCCGGGACCGAGCCGCTGGCGCCCGCGCCGATGGAAGACCGCGATATCTTTGAGCTTCTGGGGTTCGATTAAGTGACCGCCTACGACCAGACACTCGCCCGCGTCGAGACCTATTTCGACAGGACCGCGACCCAGACCTGGGCGCGGCTCACCAGCGATGCGCCGGTGTCGAAAGTGCGCGAGACAGTGCGGGCCGGGCGCGACCGGATGCGTGACCTGATTCTGTCCCGCCTGCCTTCCGATCTGAGCGGGCAGCGGGTGCTGGATGCGGGTTGCGGCGCCGGGCAGATGTCGGTCGAGCTTGCACGGCGGGGGGCGGAGGTCGTGGCCTGCGATATCTCGCCCTCGCTGGTGGACATCGCCAAGCTGCGCACCCCTCCGGAATTGCTGCGGCGGATCACTTATGTGGCGGGCGATATGCTGGATGCCACCCATGGCCGTTTTGACCATGTCGTCGCGATGGACAGCCTGATCTACTACACCGGCTCGGACATTGGCGCAGCCCTGAAGCGGCTGGAGCCGCGCACGCAAGGCAACATCGTATTCACCGTCGCCCCACGCACGCCGCTTCTGATGACGATGTGGTATGCGGGCAAGCTCTTCCCCCGATCAGACCGCTCCCCCGTCATGATCCCGCATGATCACGGGCGTCTGGCGCGGGACGTGAAGGCACAGGGAGTCGGGCGGCTTTTGCGGCCCGTCGATCAGATCACTTCGGGCTTTTACATTTCTCAGGCCATGGAGCTTCGAGGATGAAGAACCGGCTCAAAGAGCTTTCCCTGTCCTGGCTGCCCTTCGCGGATGCGGCCAGCGAGGATTTGCCGCTGAGCCAGATCCTGCGGCTCTCGCTGTTTCAGGTGTCGGTCGGCATGGCGTCTGTCATGCTGTTGGGCACGCTGAACCGCGTGATGATTGTCGAGCTGTCGGTGCCCGCGATGATCGTGGCGGTGATGATCGCGCTGCCCGTTCTGATCGCCCCCTTCCGCGCGCTTCTGGGCTTTCGGTCCGACACCTATCGCTCTGCCATCGGGTGGAAGCGGGTGCCCTACATCTGGTTCGGCTCTCTGTGGCAGTTTGGCGGGCTGGCGATCATGCCCTTTGCCCTTCTGGTGCTGGGTGGCGATGTCGTGCATGAGCTTCCCTTTGCCGGAGAGGTCCTGGCCGGGCTGGCCTTCCTGATGACCGGCCTTGGCCTGCACATGACCCAGACCGCTGGGCTGGCGCTGGCAAGCGACCGGGCAACGGATGAGACGCGGCCCCGGGTTGTCGCACTGCTATACGTCATGTTCTTGGTGGGCATGGGGCTTTCGGCGGTGATCATCGGCTGGCTTCTGTCGGATTACTCCGATCTGCAACTGATCCGCGTCGTTCAGGGCACTGCTGTCGTGGGCGTGCTGCTCAACCTGATTGCGCTGTGGAAGCAGGAACAGGTCCGCCCCATGAGCCGGAAGGAGCGGGAGGCGCCCCGCCCCCGCTTTGCCGATGCCTGGGCCGATTTCGCGCGCGGTGGCCGCGCCGGGCGGCTGCTGGCCTGTGTCTTTGTGGGCACCATGGCCTTCAGCATGCAGGACGTGCTGCTGGAGCCTTACGGCGGTGAGATCCTTGGCCTCTCGGTCAGCGCCACCACGCTTCTGACCGCAATGTGGGCTGGCGGAGCGCTTCTGGGCTTTGCCTATGCCGGGCGGCAGATGGGGCGTGGGTCCAACGCGTACCGTCTGGCGGGCCTTGGCGTTCTGGCGGGCGTCTGGGCGTTTTCGATGGTGATCTTCGCCGCACCCATGAATTCCGCGCCTCTCTTCTTTGCTGGCGCGGGCCTGATCGGCTTTGGCGCGGGCCTCTTTGCCGTCTCCACGCTGATGGCCGCGATGACCATGCCCGCCGAAGGGCTCGCCGGTCGTGGCCTCGCGCTCGGTGCCTGGGGTGCGGCACAGGCCACCGCCGCCGGTGTTGCCATCGCGCTTGGCGGCACGCTGCGCGACTGGATTGGCGCGCTCGCCATGCAAGGCGCGTTCGGCGAAGGGATGATGAGCCCGTCCGTCGGTTACTCCTTCGTCTATCACACTGAAATCGCTCTTCTTTTCGTCACACTCGCCATCTTGGGACCGCTTGTGCGGACCTCCGGGGCGGCGTCACTTCAACAACCGGGACCGGCCAGATTGGGCCTGGCCGATTTCCCGACCTGATCATCGTCCACAAGGAGGGACAGAACCCATGGTAAACGCATTTTTCGGAGAGTTCGATCTCGCCAGCCTCACGCTCTGGCTGTTCTACGGCTTCTTCGCGCTGCTGATCATCTACATCCAGCGCGAGAACATGCGCGAAGGCTATCCGATGGAGGATGACGACGGCAACGTGGCCCCGAACCAGGGCCCCTACCCCCTGCCCGAGGACAAGACCTTCAAATTGCCCCATGGCCGGGGTGAGGTGACCGTGCCCAGCGGACAGAACCCGGACCGCAAGGATCTGGCCCTGCGCCGGACGTCGAAAGCCAACGGCTTCCCGATGGAACCGACAGGCGATCCGATGCTCGACGGTGTCGGCCCCGCCTCCTGGGCGCCCCGCCGGGACGTGCCGGAACTGGACGGCCACGGCCACCCCAAGATCGTGCCGATGTCGGCCAACGAGGCCTTTGCCGTTGCCGCCGGACGTGATCCACGCGGCCTACCCGTGATGTCCGGCGACGGAGAGATCGTGGGCGAGGTCACCGATATGTGGATCGACGAGCCCGAGCAGCTGGTGCGCTATCTTGAATACAAGCTCGACCCGAAATGGGGCGAGGGCACCCGTCTGGTCCCGATGACGCTGGTGCGGATCTGGTCGAACCAGGTGAAGATCAAGTCGATCTATGCCAAGCATTTCGCCACCGTGCCGACTATCGCCTCCCCGCGTCAGGTCACGCTCCTCGAGGAGGAAAAGATCAGCGCCTATTACGGCGGCGGCAAGCTTTATGCCGACAGCAGCCGGCTTGAGCCGCAGATCTGATGACGACGGTTCCCGCATATCACCTGTGCTGCCCTGCAAAGGGCAGCCGCCGGGCGCGCCACGCGCGGCAGCAAAGACATGCGGGGCCCAAGGAAGCCACTTACATTCAGAAGGGGGATACTCGCCATGTCTCACGATGATTTCGCCGTCGAGCCCGTCAAAGGGCTCCCCGAAGTGCCGCCCGAGA
The nucleotide sequence above comes from Thalassococcus sp. S3. Encoded proteins:
- a CDS encoding PucC family protein; amino-acid sequence: MKNRLKELSLSWLPFADAASEDLPLSQILRLSLFQVSVGMASVMLLGTLNRVMIVELSVPAMIVAVMIALPVLIAPFRALLGFRSDTYRSAIGWKRVPYIWFGSLWQFGGLAIMPFALLVLGGDVVHELPFAGEVLAGLAFLMTGLGLHMTQTAGLALASDRATDETRPRVVALLYVMFLVGMGLSAVIIGWLLSDYSDLQLIRVVQGTAVVGVLLNLIALWKQEQVRPMSRKEREAPRPRFADAWADFARGGRAGRLLACVFVGTMAFSMQDVLLEPYGGEILGLSVSATTLLTAMWAGGALLGFAYAGRQMGRGSNAYRLAGLGVLAGVWAFSMVIFAAPMNSAPLFFAGAGLIGFGAGLFAVSTLMAAMTMPAEGLAGRGLALGAWGAAQATAAGVAIALGGTLRDWIGALAMQGAFGEGMMSPSVGYSFVYHTEIALLFVTLAILGPLVRTSGAASLQQPGPARLGLADFPT
- the puhA gene encoding photosynthetic reaction center subunit H; amino-acid sequence: MVNAFFGEFDLASLTLWLFYGFFALLIIYIQRENMREGYPMEDDDGNVAPNQGPYPLPEDKTFKLPHGRGEVTVPSGQNPDRKDLALRRTSKANGFPMEPTGDPMLDGVGPASWAPRRDVPELDGHGHPKIVPMSANEAFAVAAGRDPRGLPVMSGDGEIVGEVTDMWIDEPEQLVRYLEYKLDPKWGEGTRLVPMTLVRIWSNQVKIKSIYAKHFATVPTIASPRQVTLLEEEKISAYYGGGKLYADSSRLEPQI
- the bchM gene encoding magnesium protoporphyrin IX methyltransferase, with amino-acid sequence MTAYDQTLARVETYFDRTATQTWARLTSDAPVSKVRETVRAGRDRMRDLILSRLPSDLSGQRVLDAGCGAGQMSVELARRGAEVVACDISPSLVDIAKLRTPPELLRRITYVAGDMLDATHGRFDHVVAMDSLIYYTGSDIGAALKRLEPRTQGNIVFTVAPRTPLLMTMWYAGKLFPRSDRSPVMIPHDHGRLARDVKAQGVGRLLRPVDQITSGFYISQAMELRG